A stretch of the Sebaldella sp. S0638 genome encodes the following:
- a CDS encoding ROK family protein, producing the protein MDYYVGIDLGGTNTKIGVVDKEGNKIFTTTIKTESIDGYEISLNRIADILKENLKEYEIPLENVGGVGIGVPGPVVQTQIVKFFANFPWPENLNLAEEFEKRIGLKVRADNDVNVITLGEMWKGAGKGHSNVLGIAIGTGIGGGIIVNGQLVSGKTGTGGEIGHTKLVKDGKLCGCGQKGCWEAYASATGLIREAQGRLIVNKKNQLYEMTKGRELEAKDVFDAAKAGDEFSVDIVDYEAEYLAMGIGNLLNTLDPEIVVLGGGVSLAGDFLIDRVKENLKKYALPSALEGLKIVQAELGNDAGILGAAYLAMM; encoded by the coding sequence ATGGATTATTATGTAGGGATTGATCTAGGCGGGACAAATACAAAAATAGGGGTAGTGGATAAAGAGGGGAATAAGATATTTACTACAACAATAAAAACAGAATCAATAGACGGATATGAAATATCCCTGAACAGAATAGCAGATATTCTGAAAGAAAATCTGAAAGAATACGAAATACCGTTGGAAAATGTAGGCGGAGTAGGGATAGGAGTTCCGGGGCCTGTAGTACAGACACAAATAGTGAAGTTCTTTGCTAATTTTCCATGGCCTGAAAATCTGAATCTGGCAGAAGAATTCGAAAAGAGAATAGGCTTGAAAGTGAGAGCTGATAATGATGTAAATGTAATAACTCTCGGGGAAATGTGGAAAGGTGCAGGAAAAGGACATAGTAATGTACTTGGAATAGCAATAGGAACAGGTATAGGCGGAGGAATAATAGTAAACGGACAGCTTGTTTCGGGTAAAACAGGTACAGGAGGGGAAATAGGACATACAAAATTAGTGAAAGACGGGAAGCTCTGCGGATGCGGGCAGAAAGGATGCTGGGAAGCATATGCGTCAGCTACGGGGCTTATAAGAGAGGCTCAGGGAAGATTGATAGTAAATAAAAAAAATCAGCTGTATGAGATGACAAAAGGAAGAGAACTGGAAGCTAAAGATGTCTTTGATGCAGCTAAAGCCGGAGATGAGTTTTCTGTTGATATAGTAGACTACGAAGCAGAGTATCTGGCAATGGGAATAGGAAATCTTTTGAATACACTTGATCCTGAAATAGTTGTTTTAGGCGGAGGAGTGAGTCTGGCAGGAGATTTTTTAATAGACAGGGTAAAGGAAAATCTAAAAAAATATGCACTTCCTTCAGCACTGGAAGGTCTGAAAATAGTACAGGCAGAGCTGGGGAATGATGCGGGAATACTTGGTGCTGCATATTTAGCTATGATGTAA
- a CDS encoding chemotaxis protein CheW has translation MKPAKKYLVFEIGKELYGIELKYVLKIKNNAKFYELPALEKNYPGVIHFDNRFIPVAEYGGGKPEDGEAEAALILRYRVSEFSIFVKNVLDIYEFENGETTEDFYIDERVVKLINLEEFIGG, from the coding sequence ATGAAGCCGGCAAAAAAATATCTTGTATTTGAAATCGGGAAAGAATTATACGGAATAGAATTGAAATACGTATTGAAAATAAAGAATAACGCTAAGTTTTATGAACTTCCCGCTTTGGAAAAAAATTATCCCGGTGTAATACACTTTGATAACAGATTTATTCCTGTAGCGGAATACGGCGGCGGAAAACCTGAGGATGGTGAGGCAGAGGCGGCACTTATACTAAGGTACAGGGTAAGCGAGTTTTCAATATTTGTAAAAAATGTCCTTGATATTTATGAATTTGAAAATGGTGAAACAACGGAAGATTTTTACATAGATGAAAGAGTGGTAAAATTAATTAACTTAGAAGAATTTATAGGAGGATAG
- a CDS encoding MurR/RpiR family transcriptional regulator — MKIENLIRDKYKNLNETEKEILRYIISNSNKIRGLRIKDLADAVFCSPNTIVRMSKKMGFTGFSEMKHVIFEELEKNFSHVPISEDGLYKDLVKTKELINSELLDYLAALIVGKKNISIFGLGPSRLSADIFSMRLTFLGIAAISFIDQHAMLFYANKIKESDICLFISFSGEQKGILGPAVIAKGRKGVIISLTGLSDNELSRLADHSMFFKTTPMYYDGADITSRVPADMVLDYLFSKMVLIMKDEDRLTSEDPEFITY; from the coding sequence ATGAAAATAGAAAATCTTATAAGAGATAAGTATAAAAATCTGAATGAAACAGAAAAAGAGATACTCAGATATATTATTTCAAATTCAAATAAAATAAGAGGATTGAGAATAAAAGATCTTGCTGATGCTGTTTTCTGCAGTCCCAATACAATAGTGAGAATGTCTAAGAAAATGGGATTTACGGGTTTTTCGGAAATGAAACATGTGATCTTTGAGGAACTGGAGAAGAATTTTTCTCATGTACCTATTTCTGAGGACGGTCTTTATAAAGATCTGGTAAAGACAAAAGAGCTGATAAATTCAGAATTGCTTGATTATCTTGCAGCTTTGATAGTGGGAAAAAAGAATATCAGTATTTTTGGTCTGGGACCTTCAAGGCTTTCAGCGGATATTTTTTCAATGCGGCTGACATTTCTGGGGATAGCGGCAATAAGTTTTATTGATCAGCATGCCATGCTTTTTTATGCAAATAAAATAAAAGAAAGTGATATATGTCTTTTTATTTCTTTTTCAGGTGAGCAGAAAGGGATACTTGGTCCCGCTGTAATAGCAAAAGGCAGAAAAGGCGTGATAATCTCGCTTACAGGACTTTCTGATAATGAATTATCAAGGTTAGCAGATCATTCGATGTTTTTTAAGACTACGCCTATGTATTATGACGGTGCTGACATTACAAGCAGAGTTCCCGCAGATATGGTGCTGGACTATCTTTTCAGCAAAATGGTTCTCATTATGAAAGATGAAGACAGGCTTACAAGCGAAGATCCGGAATTTATAACATATTAA
- a CDS encoding isocitrate lyase/phosphoenolpyruvate mutase family protein gives MIKDKQKKLADKFQSLHTGKDMFLLPNIWDAGSAYIFEKQGFGAVATTSAGIAYSLGYSDGEKISFGDLLFIIKSITRRVNIPLSVDFERGYGETLQEFKEFSRILLENGVVGLNIEDGRPDGTLDSIEIMKNKIEILLELKKELNLNFVINARTCAYWLKIGEEKERFQTAAERGNIFKKSGADSVFIPGVENEKEAEQLVKNIDAPLNFLINSGLYDFDTYRKTGARRITLGSGTVRYIMDHLINIALDIKNGDVSKLINNTFTYMKANQYFYGAGDDQKKDEDLYK, from the coding sequence ATGATAAAAGATAAACAAAAAAAATTAGCAGATAAATTTCAAAGTCTGCATACCGGCAAAGATATGTTTTTGCTGCCTAATATATGGGATGCAGGAAGTGCTTATATTTTCGAGAAACAGGGGTTTGGCGCAGTTGCCACAACCAGTGCGGGAATAGCTTATTCTCTCGGTTATTCCGACGGAGAGAAAATCAGCTTTGGAGATTTGCTTTTCATTATAAAAAGTATAACACGCAGAGTAAATATACCTTTATCCGTGGATTTTGAAAGAGGATATGGTGAAACACTGCAAGAATTTAAGGAATTCAGCAGAATTTTACTGGAAAACGGAGTTGTCGGGCTGAATATAGAAGATGGGCGACCTGACGGCACTTTGGATAGTATTGAAATAATGAAAAATAAAATAGAGATATTGCTTGAATTGAAGAAAGAGCTGAATTTGAATTTTGTTATTAATGCAAGAACCTGTGCTTACTGGCTGAAAATCGGAGAGGAAAAAGAGAGATTCCAGACAGCCGCAGAGCGTGGAAATATATTTAAAAAATCAGGTGCTGATTCTGTATTTATTCCTGGAGTAGAGAATGAAAAAGAGGCAGAACAGCTGGTAAAAAACATAGATGCACCGCTGAATTTTCTTATAAATTCGGGATTATATGATTTTGATACATACAGAAAAACCGGAGCCAGACGCATAACACTAGGATCAGGAACTGTAAGATATATTATGGATCATTTGATTAATATCGCTTTGGATATCAAAAATGGTGATGTTTCAAAGCTGATAAACAACACATTTACATATATGAAAGCAAATCAATATTTTTATGGAGCCGGTGATGATCAGAAAAAAGATGAAGATTTATATAAATAA